The Streptomyces sp. NL15-2K genome contains a region encoding:
- a CDS encoding ATP-binding protein has translation MTLLAAATVLTAQTIGVLVLHSWLLNRVDQQLTEFILPGRAKLPSRPAPDSITLPSDFRLTFYDASGDERGTLGDGEKPGPELPHSTSALQLTKGHQAIVPAVSGDGHWRVLWKNGPVEDTSFVVALPLDTVEGAMDKLLALNMAVFAAAVVGLIAVGRWVVRLGLLPLTRMEHTAQDITAGDLSLRLPDTDPHTETGRLGTVLNDMLDRLQQALRQREFSEARLRRFVADAGHELRTPLTSIQGFAQLALRHPDRPAAQRREADEHVARNAERMNLLVDDLLLLAKLDQEPAYRTAPVDLLSLAADAVSAAAVRTGGEYRVTLSPLDKNDEKAEDSGLEVVETVGDAHRLLQVVNNLLSNALVHTPPGTSVDVRVGTARAGATTGGTDRPGRTSASPPLTEDTPIHVIEVADQGPGLPPEEAERVFERFYRVDPARSRDHGGSGLGLAIATAIAQGHGGRLELDTGAGPGCTFRLVLPARE, from the coding sequence ATGACCCTGCTCGCCGCGGCCACTGTCCTCACCGCACAGACCATCGGGGTGCTGGTCCTGCACTCCTGGCTGCTGAACCGAGTCGACCAGCAGCTCACGGAGTTCATCCTCCCCGGCCGCGCCAAGCTCCCCAGCAGACCCGCCCCGGACTCCATCACCCTGCCCTCGGACTTCCGGCTCACCTTCTACGACGCCTCAGGTGACGAGCGGGGAACCCTGGGCGATGGGGAAAAGCCGGGGCCGGAACTGCCGCACTCCACGAGCGCACTCCAACTGACCAAGGGGCACCAGGCCATCGTCCCCGCCGTATCCGGCGACGGCCACTGGCGGGTGCTGTGGAAGAACGGACCCGTCGAGGACACCAGCTTCGTGGTCGCCCTGCCCCTCGACACCGTGGAAGGGGCCATGGACAAACTCCTGGCCCTCAACATGGCCGTCTTCGCCGCTGCCGTGGTCGGGCTCATCGCCGTCGGCCGGTGGGTGGTCCGCCTCGGCCTCCTTCCGCTGACCCGGATGGAACACACGGCTCAGGACATCACCGCCGGGGATCTGAGCCTGCGACTGCCCGACACCGATCCGCACACCGAGACCGGCCGCCTCGGCACCGTGCTGAACGACATGCTCGACCGCCTCCAACAGGCCTTGCGACAGCGAGAGTTCTCGGAGGCCCGGCTGCGTCGCTTCGTCGCCGACGCCGGACACGAGCTGCGTACACCCCTCACCTCCATCCAGGGCTTCGCCCAGCTGGCCCTGCGCCACCCCGACCGCCCCGCCGCACAACGCCGGGAGGCCGACGAACACGTCGCCAGGAACGCCGAGCGCATGAACCTCCTCGTCGACGACCTGCTCCTACTCGCCAAGCTCGACCAGGAGCCCGCGTACCGCACCGCCCCCGTCGACCTGCTGTCCCTCGCGGCCGACGCGGTGAGCGCGGCGGCCGTACGCACGGGCGGCGAGTACCGAGTGACGCTCAGCCCTCTCGACAAGAACGACGAGAAAGCCGAGGACTCCGGACTCGAGGTCGTGGAAACGGTGGGAGATGCCCACCGCCTGCTCCAGGTCGTCAACAACCTTCTGTCCAACGCGCTCGTCCACACGCCCCCCGGCACCTCCGTCGACGTACGCGTGGGCACCGCCCGCGCAGGGGCGACGACGGGCGGCACCGACCGCCCCGGCCGCACCAGCGCCTCCCCACCCCTGACCGAGGACACACCGATCCACGTGATCGAAGTTGCCGACCAGGGGCCCGGTCTGCCGCCGGAGGAGGCCGAGCGGGTCTTCGAGCGCTTCTATCGCGTCGACCCCGCCCGCTCCCGTGACCACGGCGGCAGCGGCCTCGGCCTCGCCATCGCCACAGCGATCGCTCAGGGCCACGGCGGGCGCCTGGAACTCGACACCGGAGCCGGTCCGGGATGCACGTTCCGCCTGGTTCTCCCCGCCCGTGAATGA